A section of the Bradyrhizobium oligotrophicum S58 genome encodes:
- a CDS encoding autotransporter domain-containing protein, which translates to MRTDCPADPIRHARLGWLTATTALLTLALTSHSFAQATNGGSGGNISGNGGTSSATGTGANGGAGNNITRGGGGGGAGAVGGDGGGDYSGQFVGGQGGAAPGERGHSGQDGGGSSSGGGGGGGAHGAVATTDGSNATTITGGYGGRGGSASLSWGGGGGGAGGYGLVIDGSGLNYTNTGAIGGGSGGAGGTANNNGHGGSGGDGGYGAYLTGPSILTNSGSITGGNGGDGGNALNSNQSHAGGDGGNGGAGVVFATGGTLINSGTIAGGATGVRGVGQVGGSSPDGVFGSAGDGVRGANLTIINSGAISAGLNLGSAWVVDANAITFTGGSNVLEIWASSIINGNVVGTGTDTFRLGGAANGSFDVSSVGASAQYRGFSAFEKTGAGTWTLTGTTTAVTPWAINQGTLAVSSDASLGDSSGALTFGGGTLRYLSGFSSNRDVTLNAGGGSFDTNGNNATLGGAISGTGSFTKLGAGTLTLTNTSNVSYSGDTFINAGTLRAGAPGVLSFASAYMVASGATLDLNGFSSMIGSLAGSGNVLLGTGSLETGHNGRSTIFSGTISGSGTLIISADLTLSGTNTYTGPTTLEGGTLRAGAAGAFAPLSSVQVNAGTLDLNGFNQTIGSLTGDGAVLLGAATLTTGGDNTGTTFSGTISGSGGFTKVGIGTMNLAGSTTYSGATMINAGTLQAGASNVLASASAFMIASGATLDLNGFDQTIGSLAGSGSVLLGAGTLTAGGNNGSTTFAGTISGSGGFTKTGTGRMTLTGTSSYAGATIINGGVLDIEGAITNTSGVLVNAGGTLMGAGLVDPPMTVSINAGGTLAPGNGTAGSSMTIVGNLAFQSGAYYLVQLDPTTASFASVTGSATLGGATVNAVFGTGGYVDKRYTILTAAGGVSGNFGAVVKTNLPSGFKTSLSYDATNVYLDLILAFALPGGLNGNQKAVGNTLSAFFDRTGDIPLVFGRLNQAGLTQASGESATGVQQTTFDAMSQFAGLLTDPFAQRQGSGGSANGYAETNRKRTDAFAMLSDDRPADFAQRWNVWASGFGGSQSTSGNASAGSNDTTSRIAGTAVGADYRIAPQTIAGFALAGGGTSFSVNGLGSGRSDLFQAGAYLHHHVGPSYLRAALAYGWQDVTTDRTVTISGTDRLRASYQANAWTGRIEGGTRVVAPLGGIGITPYAAAQVTSLRLPAYVEQAAAGASTFALSYAGKTVTATRTELGLRNDKSYALADGALTLRGRLAWAHDFNPERSVAATFQTLPGASFVVNGAAQARDSALTTTSIEMSWLNGWSAMATFESEVSNVTRSYSGKGTVRYAW; encoded by the coding sequence GTGAGGACCGATTGTCCGGCCGACCCGATCCGCCACGCGCGACTGGGCTGGCTGACAGCCACGACGGCGCTGCTGACGCTCGCATTGACAAGCCACTCATTTGCGCAGGCAACGAATGGCGGCTCCGGCGGCAATATCAGCGGCAACGGCGGCACCAGCTCGGCCACCGGCACCGGAGCTAACGGTGGCGCGGGAAACAACATCACGCGCGGCGGCGGCGGCGGTGGCGCGGGCGCGGTTGGCGGTGACGGTGGGGGCGACTACTCCGGCCAATTCGTCGGCGGCCAGGGCGGCGCGGCTCCTGGCGAACGCGGGCATAGCGGCCAGGACGGCGGCGGAAGCTCGAGCGGCGGCGGTGGTGGTGGCGGCGCCCATGGCGCCGTCGCGACCACCGACGGCAGCAACGCGACGACGATCACCGGCGGCTATGGCGGCCGCGGCGGCTCCGCCAGCCTGAGCTGGGGAGGCGGCGGCGGTGGCGCCGGCGGCTACGGCCTCGTCATCGATGGCAGCGGCCTCAACTACACGAACACCGGCGCGATCGGCGGTGGCAGCGGCGGTGCCGGCGGGACGGCCAACAACAACGGGCATGGCGGCAGCGGCGGAGACGGTGGCTACGGAGCCTATCTGACCGGCCCGAGCATTCTCACCAATTCCGGCTCGATCACCGGCGGCAACGGCGGCGATGGCGGCAATGCTCTCAACAGCAACCAGAGCCACGCCGGCGGCGACGGCGGCAATGGTGGCGCGGGCGTCGTCTTCGCGACCGGCGGAACGCTGATCAATTCCGGCACGATCGCCGGAGGCGCGACAGGCGTCCGCGGCGTCGGCCAGGTCGGGGGCAGTTCGCCTGATGGCGTCTTCGGGTCAGCCGGAGACGGCGTGCGCGGGGCCAATCTCACCATCATCAACAGCGGCGCGATCTCGGCGGGATTGAACCTGGGCAGCGCCTGGGTGGTCGACGCCAACGCCATCACCTTCACCGGCGGCAGCAATGTGCTGGAGATCTGGGCGAGTTCGATCATCAACGGCAACGTCGTCGGCACCGGCACTGACACGTTCCGGCTCGGCGGCGCGGCGAACGGCAGCTTCGACGTGTCCAGCGTTGGTGCGTCCGCGCAATATCGGGGCTTCTCGGCTTTCGAGAAGACCGGCGCCGGCACCTGGACCCTGACCGGCACCACCACTGCCGTGACGCCCTGGGCGATCAACCAGGGCACGCTGGCGGTTTCGTCGGATGCCAGTCTGGGCGACAGCTCCGGCGCCCTCACATTCGGTGGCGGCACGCTGCGCTATCTCTCAGGCTTCAGCTCCAACCGGGACGTGACGCTCAATGCCGGCGGCGGCAGCTTCGACACCAATGGCAACAACGCCACGCTCGGCGGCGCCATCAGCGGCACCGGCAGCTTCACCAAGCTCGGCGCCGGCACCCTCACTCTGACCAACACCTCCAACGTCTCCTACTCCGGCGACACCTTCATCAATGCCGGCACCTTGCGGGCGGGCGCGCCAGGCGTGTTGTCATTCGCCAGCGCCTACATGGTCGCGAGCGGCGCCACGCTCGATCTCAATGGCTTCAGCAGCATGATCGGCTCGCTCGCAGGCAGCGGCAACGTGCTGCTCGGAACGGGATCGCTCGAGACCGGCCACAATGGCAGAAGCACCATCTTCTCGGGCACGATCTCGGGCAGCGGCACCTTGATCATAAGCGCAGACCTCACCCTCAGCGGCACGAACACCTATACCGGGCCGACCACCCTCGAGGGCGGCACACTGCGGGCCGGCGCCGCCGGCGCGTTCGCGCCCCTGAGCTCGGTCCAGGTCAATGCCGGCACTCTCGATCTCAACGGCTTCAACCAGACCATCGGTTCGCTCACCGGCGACGGCGCCGTCCTGCTCGGCGCGGCCACGCTGACGACAGGCGGCGACAACACCGGCACGACATTCTCCGGCACGATCTCCGGCAGCGGCGGCTTCACCAAGGTCGGCATCGGCACAATGAATCTTGCCGGCAGCACCACCTATTCTGGCGCGACCATGATCAACGCCGGCACCCTGCAAGCCGGAGCATCGAACGTGCTCGCCTCAGCCAGCGCGTTCATGATCGCGAGCGGCGCCACGCTCGACCTCAACGGCTTCGACCAGACCATCGGCTCCCTCGCCGGCAGCGGCAGCGTGCTGCTCGGCGCTGGAACGCTGACGGCGGGCGGCAACAACGGCAGCACGACCTTCGCCGGCACGATCTCCGGCAGCGGCGGCTTCACCAAGACCGGCACCGGCCGGATGACGCTCACCGGCACCAGCAGCTACGCTGGCGCGACGATCATCAATGGCGGCGTGCTCGACATCGAAGGTGCGATCACCAACACCTCCGGAGTCTTGGTGAACGCCGGCGGCACGCTGATGGGCGCAGGCCTTGTCGATCCGCCGATGACGGTGAGCATCAATGCCGGCGGCACGCTGGCGCCGGGCAACGGCACCGCCGGCTCCTCGATGACCATCGTCGGCAATCTCGCCTTCCAGTCAGGCGCGTACTATCTGGTGCAGCTCGATCCGACGACAGCCTCGTTCGCGAGCGTCACCGGCTCGGCCACACTCGGCGGCGCCACCGTGAATGCCGTGTTCGGCACCGGCGGCTATGTCGACAAGCGCTACACGATCCTGACCGCAGCCGGGGGCGTATCCGGCAATTTCGGCGCGGTGGTGAAGACCAACCTTCCCTCCGGCTTCAAGACCAGCCTGAGCTACGACGCCACCAACGTCTATCTCGATTTGATCCTCGCCTTTGCCCTGCCCGGCGGACTCAACGGCAATCAGAAGGCCGTCGGCAATACGCTGTCGGCCTTCTTCGATCGCACCGGCGACATTCCGCTCGTGTTCGGCCGGTTGAACCAGGCCGGCCTGACGCAGGCCTCCGGCGAGAGCGCCACGGGAGTCCAGCAGACCACCTTCGACGCTATGAGCCAGTTCGCCGGCCTGCTCACCGATCCCTTCGCACAACGCCAAGGCAGTGGCGGCAGCGCGAACGGCTATGCCGAGACGAACCGCAAGCGCACCGATGCTTTCGCGATGCTGTCCGACGACAGGCCGGCGGATTTCGCGCAGCGCTGGAATGTCTGGGCGTCCGGCTTCGGCGGATCGCAATCGACCAGCGGCAATGCGAGCGCTGGCTCCAACGACACCACCAGCCGCATCGCCGGCACCGCCGTCGGCGCCGACTATCGGATCGCGCCGCAAACCATCGCGGGCTTTGCGCTCGCCGGAGGCGGCACCAGCTTCAGCGTCAACGGCCTCGGCTCCGGCCGGTCCGACCTATTCCAGGCCGGCGCCTATCTGCACCACCACGTCGGCCCGAGCTATCTGAGAGCGGCGCTGGCCTATGGCTGGCAGGACGTCACCACGGACCGCACCGTGACTATCTCGGGCACTGACCGGCTGCGCGCGAGCTATCAGGCCAATGCCTGGACCGGCCGAATCGAGGGCGGTACGCGTGTCGTCGCGCCACTCGGCGGAATCGGCATCACGCCGTATGCGGCCGCGCAAGTCACCAGCCTGCGCCTGCCCGCTTACGTCGAGCAGGCCGCAGCGGGCGCCTCCACCTTCGCGTTGAGCTACGCCGGCAAGACCGTCACCGCGACGCGCACTGAGCTTGGTCTGCGCAACGACAAGTCCTACGCCCTGGCAGACGGCGCTCTCACACTGCGCGGCCGCCTCGCCTGGGCGCACGATTTCAATCCCGAGCGATCGGTGGCGGCCACGTTCCAGACGCTGCCGGGCGCGAGCTTCGTCGTGAACGGCGCAGCGCAGGCCCGCGATTCGGCGCTGACGACGACATCGATTGAGATGAGCTGGCTGAACGGCTGGAGCGCCATGGCGACGTTCGAGAGCGAAGTCTCGAACGTGACGCGATCTTACAGCGGCAAGGGGACCGTGCGTTACGCGTGGTGA
- a CDS encoding CaiB/BaiF CoA transferase family protein, which translates to MAFPRASKALSRFTVLDLTRVRAGPTCARQFADWGANVVKIDAMMEDGGEALGGPRRGGDFQNLHRNKRAMTLNLKDPRGVEVFMRLAKQADVVIENYRPDVKTKLGIDYEAVRKVNPRIVYGSISGFGQDGPYAKRPGFDQIAQGMGGLMSITGAPGEGPMRAGIPIADLSAGLSCAMGILTALLEREVSGEGQWVQTSLLQAQIFMLDFQAARWLMEKDVAPQAGNNHPTSIPTGVFKTSDGYINIAATGGRIWERLCQTLGAPEWIDNPDYATAPARSKNRDALNAEIDKRTLAKTSEQWVTELNAAGVPCGPIYAIDQMFEDPQVKHLGMAQPVPSEDGRDITLVSQPFTLSRTPSRMAARPPEFGEQTEEILSEFGFTDGEIADLRLHRVV; encoded by the coding sequence ATGGCATTTCCGCGCGCGTCCAAAGCCCTGTCCCGCTTCACCGTGCTCGATTTGACGCGGGTACGCGCCGGCCCGACCTGTGCGCGACAGTTCGCCGACTGGGGCGCCAACGTCGTCAAGATCGATGCCATGATGGAGGACGGCGGCGAGGCTCTGGGCGGGCCGCGCCGCGGTGGCGATTTCCAGAACCTGCATCGCAACAAGCGCGCGATGACCTTGAACCTGAAGGATCCACGGGGAGTGGAGGTCTTCATGCGGCTCGCCAAGCAGGCCGACGTGGTGATCGAGAACTATCGCCCGGACGTGAAGACCAAGCTCGGCATCGACTATGAGGCGGTGCGCAAGGTCAATCCGCGCATCGTCTATGGCAGCATCTCCGGCTTCGGTCAGGACGGCCCCTATGCCAAGCGGCCCGGCTTCGATCAGATCGCGCAAGGCATGGGCGGGCTGATGTCGATCACCGGCGCGCCCGGCGAAGGACCGATGCGCGCGGGCATTCCGATCGCCGACCTCTCCGCTGGCCTCTCCTGCGCGATGGGCATTCTCACGGCGCTGCTCGAACGCGAGGTCTCCGGCGAGGGCCAGTGGGTGCAGACCTCGCTGTTGCAGGCGCAGATCTTCATGCTCGACTTCCAGGCCGCACGCTGGCTGATGGAGAAGGACGTCGCGCCACAGGCCGGCAACAACCATCCGACCAGCATCCCGACCGGTGTGTTCAAGACCTCCGACGGCTACATCAACATCGCCGCGACCGGCGGCCGCATCTGGGAGAGGCTGTGCCAGACGCTGGGCGCCCCGGAATGGATCGACAATCCGGACTACGCGACCGCGCCGGCGCGCTCGAAGAATCGCGACGCGCTGAACGCCGAGATCGACAAGCGCACGCTCGCCAAGACGAGCGAGCAATGGGTCACTGAGCTGAATGCCGCGGGCGTGCCTTGCGGTCCGATCTACGCCATCGATCAGATGTTCGAAGACCCGCAGGTCAAACATCTCGGCATGGCGCAGCCGGTGCCAAGCGAAGACGGCCGCGACATCACGCTGGTCAGCCAGCCCTTCACTCTGTCGCGCACACCGAGCCGGATGGCGGCGCGGCCACCGGAGTTCGGTGAGCAGACCGAGGAGATCCTGTCCGAGTTCGGCTTCACCGACGGCGAGATCGCCGATCTCAGGCTGCATCGCGTCGTGTGA
- a CDS encoding phenylacetate--CoA ligase family protein has translation MTHYDALETRDPALREQDLFSRLPDVLRAAMTAPAYAALLQGINPADITTRAALAQLPVLRKSELPALHKAAPPFGGFVAQAPGAFSRLFTSPGPIFEPEAAHNDPWRGARALFASGFRPRDVVLNTFSYHLTPGGFIFDASARALGCAVIPAGPGNTEAQFELIEAYRPIGYSGTPDFLKILLDGAASAGRDVSSLKRALVSGAAFPPSLQAEIKARGIDAYQAFGTADLGIIAYETGAREGMVVNEDLIFEIVRPGTGDPVAAGDVGEIVVTSLDPDHAWIRLALGDLTAALPGISACGRTNMRIKGWMGRADQTTKVKGMFVRPEQVAEIGKRHPELGRLRLVVSRAGETDAMTLKAECVDATDGLQEALAASLRNVTKLGGTIELVAPGTLPNDGKVIADER, from the coding sequence ATGACCCACTACGACGCCCTCGAGACCCGCGATCCCGCCCTCCGCGAGCAGGACCTGTTCAGCCGCCTGCCGGATGTGCTGCGCGCGGCGATGACAGCGCCGGCCTACGCCGCGCTGCTGCAGGGCATCAATCCCGCCGACATCACGACCCGTGCCGCGCTGGCGCAGCTGCCGGTGCTGCGCAAATCCGAGCTCCCCGCCCTGCACAAGGCGGCACCGCCGTTCGGCGGCTTCGTCGCGCAGGCGCCGGGCGCGTTCTCGCGTCTGTTCACCTCGCCCGGCCCGATCTTCGAGCCGGAGGCCGCGCACAACGATCCGTGGCGCGGTGCCCGCGCGCTGTTCGCGTCGGGCTTCCGCCCCCGCGATGTCGTGCTCAACACCTTCAGTTATCATCTGACGCCGGGTGGCTTCATCTTCGACGCCTCGGCGCGCGCGCTCGGCTGCGCGGTGATCCCCGCGGGACCTGGGAATACCGAGGCGCAGTTCGAGCTGATCGAGGCCTACCGGCCGATCGGCTACAGCGGCACGCCCGACTTCCTCAAGATCCTGCTCGACGGCGCCGCCAGCGCCGGCCGCGACGTCTCCTCGCTCAAGCGCGCGCTGGTGTCGGGCGCGGCGTTCCCGCCATCGCTGCAGGCCGAGATCAAGGCCCGCGGCATCGACGCCTACCAGGCATTCGGCACCGCCGATCTCGGAATCATCGCCTACGAGACGGGCGCACGTGAGGGCATGGTGGTCAACGAGGACCTGATCTTCGAGATCGTCCGCCCCGGCACCGGCGATCCGGTCGCGGCAGGCGACGTCGGCGAGATCGTCGTCACATCACTCGATCCTGACCATGCCTGGATCCGGCTCGCGCTCGGCGACCTCACCGCCGCCCTGCCCGGCATCAGCGCCTGCGGCCGCACCAACATGCGCATCAAGGGCTGGATGGGGCGCGCCGACCAGACCACCAAGGTCAAGGGGATGTTTGTCCGCCCAGAGCAGGTTGCAGAGATCGGCAAGCGCCATCCGGAGCTCGGCCGTCTTCGCCTGGTCGTCAGCCGCGCCGGCGAGACCGATGCGATGACGTTGAAGGCGGAATGTGTCGATGCGACCGACGGCCTGCAGGAGGCCCTCGCCGCCAGCCTGCGCAACGTCACCAAGCTCGGCGGCACGATCGAGCTGGTCGCGCCGGGCACACTGCCCAACGACGGCAAGGTGATCGCCGACGAGCGATGA